A single Amphiura filiformis chromosome 8, Afil_fr2py, whole genome shotgun sequence DNA region contains:
- the LOC140159235 gene encoding leucine-rich repeat-containing protein 61-like: protein MGDAEQKDLHGTKITKQLLKSQSGEFDLESIRILKLQNCDIDNLGCISECIGLERLDLSENDISLLQALTSLKQLCFLNLSANRITNIDPLRELESLQTLNVAGNLIGSFSNLQCLKELDSLETIRLRDTTENLSNPVCNSLTYRETMREMFPHLKTLDGERISGKGSELFDMFRELDTEIEKGSKPNHALSQSTGPWMSTDFWDRKRSDEEVDLQQAETNFNEILQECRKLNAVATHSLASGPKT from the exons ATTTACATGGTACAAAGATAACCAAGCAACTGTTAAAATCACAAAGTGGCGAGTTTGATTTAGAAAGCATCAGAATTCTCAAGTTACAGAATTGTG ATATTGATAACTTGGGTTGTATTAGTGAATGCATTGGACTGGAAAGACTTGACCTTAGCGAGAATGACATCAGTCTCTTGCAAGCTTTGACGTCACTTAAACAGTTATGCTTTCTGAATCTCTCAGCCAATCGTATCACTAACATAG ATCCACTGAGAGAGTTGGAGAGTTTACAGACTCTGAATGTAGCCGGTAACTTAATAGGAAG TTTCAGCAATCTTCAGTGTCTCAAAGAACTTGACTCCTTAGAAACCATACGTCTTAGAGATACTACAGAAAATCTGTCCAATCCTGTGTGCAATAGTCTGACTTACAGAGAGACGATGAGAGAGATGTTCCCGCATCTTAAGACATTAGATGGAGAAAGAATCTCTGGAAAAGGAAGTGAATTGTTTGATATGTTTAGAGAATTAGAtacagaaattgagaaag GATCTAAGCCCAACCATGCACTCAGCCAGTCCACCGGACCATGGATGAGCACAGATTTCTGGGATAGGAAGAGATCAGATGAAGAGGTTGATCTACAGCAGGCTGAAACTAATTTTAATG AAATCCTCCAAGAGTGCCGTAAATTGAACGCAGTGGCAACACATTCTTTGGCAAGTGGACCCAAGACGTGA